A segment of the Sandaracinaceae bacterium genome:
TCTCGGGCTTCGCGCTGAGCTTCTTCGCCTTCGGGGCCGTGGCGTGGCTGGGACAGCGCGGCGCGTTGACGCACTGGCCGCTCTACGCCGGGCTGCTCGGCACGCGCCTGCTCGGCGGCGCGCTCTCCTCGGCCACCATCCCGACCGCGCAGGCGTACGCGGCGGACATCACCGGGCCCGAAGACCGGACCAAGGCGATGGCGGTCATCGGCGCCGCGTTCGGCTCGGGCATCGTGTTCGGGCCCGCGATCGGCGCGGGGCTGGCCGCCCTCACCGGGAGCCTGCTCGCGCCCGTGTTCTTCAGCGCCTCCATCGCGGTGGTCAACGGGCTCTTCGTCTGGCTCGCCCTGCCGGAGCCCGAGCGGCACACCCCGGACGAGGAGGCCGTGCCCCGGGAGTCGCGGGACGTGTGGCGCACGATCTGGCCCATCCTCGCGGTCGGCCTGGCCGCGACGCTCTCGTCGGTGGCGATGGAGCAGACCGTGGCGCTCTACTTCCAGGCGCGGCTCGAGCTCGAGGAGGTGGAGACCGCGAAGGCGGTCGGGCTGGCCCTGGTCGGCTACGGCGTCATCGCGGTGATCACCCAGGGCTTCCTCGTGCGGCGCGTCACCTGGAAGCCCGCCACCCTCGTCCGGCTCGGCGTCCCGATCGCGCTCGCGGGCTTCGTGCTCTTCGTGCTCGCGGACAGCTACGCGATGCTCACCGCCGCGCTCTGCGTACAAGGGCTCGGGCAAGGACTCGTCCTGCCCGGGGTGACGGCGGCGCTCTCGCTCTCGGTGGGCCCGGACGAGCAGGGCGCGGTCGCCGGCTGGAACGGCAGCTCGCAGGGCCTCGGCCGCACGCTCGGCCCCATCGTGGGAGGCGCGTTCTTCGAGCTGAGCCCGGAGCTCCCCTACGTCTTCAGCGGCTGCCTCCTGCTGCTCGTGCTCGCGGTCGTGTGGCTCCGGCCGCTGGGCGCGTCGCGCGGACTGCTAGACGCCTGACGCGTTCCTTGTCACCATGCGCCAGTCATGGGGGGACGGGTCATGGGGAGACCTCGCTTCGCGGCGTGGGCATTGGCTGCGTTGCTGGCGACGGGGTGCACGCTGGATCGCGGCGGCCTGCGCGTCCCGGTCGGTGACGCGGCCGTCCGCGACGCGGCCGTTCGTGACGCGATGACCGACGCCGCCGGCTGCGTGCCCGCGGAGGAGACCTGCAACGGGCGTGACGACGACTGCGACGGAGTGACCGACGAGGCGCTCGAGCGCGGATGCGGCAGCGACGTCGGGGCGTGCGCGCCAGGGATCGAGTCGTGCGCGGCGGGACGCTGGG
Coding sequences within it:
- a CDS encoding MFS transporter is translated as MALLFLALFNSILGLSVLFPVLAPLGLELGLRPFEITTLSTAYALMQLVMSRFWGRRSDAKGRVSTLLIGISGFALSFFAFGAVAWLGQRGALTHWPLYAGLLGTRLLGGALSSATIPTAQAYAADITGPEDRTKAMAVIGAAFGSGIVFGPAIGAGLAALTGSLLAPVFFSASIAVVNGLFVWLALPEPERHTPDEEAVPRESRDVWRTIWPILAVGLAATLSSVAMEQTVALYFQARLELEEVETAKAVGLALVGYGVIAVITQGFLVRRVTWKPATLVRLGVPIALAGFVLFVLADSYAMLTAALCVQGLGQGLVLPGVTAALSLSVGPDEQGAVAGWNGSSQGLGRTLGPIVGGAFFELSPELPYVFSGCLLLLVLAVVWLRPLGASRGLLDA